In the Tribolium castaneum strain GA2 chromosome 1, icTriCast1.1, whole genome shotgun sequence genome, one interval contains:
- the LOC135265696 gene encoding titin-like has protein sequence MEVLVTEIPEEEEEQLKPKEVDYIEKIPVEIQVSETVTKQGKPKKTIVKQIRRRKGNKEETTEVVTVEEEGKTPETFVSVEELEIPEPEKVSTEIQITETKTKEGKPKKTIVKKIKKRRGSKIENTEIVTVEEVGKKPQTTVSVEEIEVPEELEEMPALEYKTPDYVEEIPAEVEVTEAVTKDGKRKKVTTRKIKKKKGVKQENTEIVTVEEEGKQPETTVTVKEIPFLEETKKPEKPIEQLPVEVTVTETVSKEGKPKKTMVKKIKRRVGNKEEKTEIVTVEEVGKKPQTTVSIEEILLPEEVEPIPEQPAIIEELPTEIKVTEMIGKDGKPLKKTVKVRRLRKRKGGKQEETQIVTVEEEGKKPMTSVTVEEIDVPELVYELPEIKTEEAVYLEELPTEVNITDTVTLEGKPKRKIIKTRKIRKRKGSKQENTEIVTVEEEGKKPQCSVFVEEIDVPEEVTEILPQEPTYIEELPTEVKVTEVVTKEGKPKKKTVKIRKIRKRKGSKQEDTNIVTVEEEGKPIETSVTVEEREIPVEVLEEMEEKPSEAVFIEELPQEVQIVEITTPDGKTKKQKIKKRVIRKRKDDKEEKTEIVTVEVEGKPPEITVSVEEIKTPLKPKKKKVKKVQKPQKEEPEEKILFVPTLAEKEDEEPVEVEEVLDMIRTELLKKAIAHELPELPEGEIIDIPEFAATELPEEIVQVEEINNNGIPVKKVIKKRTIKKKKGDKLEITKIQTTEKEGEKPETIVTTEEVDKDDENYQQPGVPITELPEDVEVIEISTSDKTPKKKVTKKKTLIKKMGPKVETTEIVTVLEDDKPPEQTVTVKEYPQKPKKVKKVKKDKPKTGDIEKPKPIPMKLEIIKMEPTKVKVVTKEEIPLLSQLKKPKTVPKKKPQQVTFPKIRLTSRIVRVTFPPEGEQEQKPIITQRKRDLKDHGELSRNVKEAREVLKRKKFKVKDIEQFIPDLETPEDTSLPEKVKTEKDEPKEKYERKPKPTPEDMEQPEKFKIGKGKVPLDDNELEKVKLKKIPEKPKEEVPEELEKPKPKSKPKPETKPEKPDEESDKIKFKPYDIDLPETELEKPEKFDYEKDTDDKEQKKGRYKPKKKEKPKPETDEIEIIKGTPKEKPDEEEKDIKLKYKQKPKPEEEPETIKLKPWKKDAGDEVTPVKLSDKIKFKVPKVSYVEEEPEKEEVIEEIVDNKPKKKRVKKRVLKKDLDDNTREIIEIVTVQEEDKKPETSIVTTIEPLVEEPVEPLKVEKRVIPTIVIELPEETKVAEVKTEEGKPVKKVTKRKVIKKRVGPIEEVINIETTEIEGKEPETFVTVQELISDDLPELQEGVIIEELPEKVEEIETEVRGKIKKKKIRKRVFKKDDEGQKEITEVVSIEDEEKPELSATIIIPDESNTFTVEFPEETEITEERRKKKIKRRRVIKKQIGPMQEITKIDTEEVEGEEPESTVTIEEIIADEIPEIAEAQPVEELPEKEIIVEEEIKGKIKKKKIRKRVMKKDVDGKQEITEIVTTEEDNKEPQTSVTTLVYDASSIEPLSEEISEPLEPQKRKSKKVIPTVVELPEEVTVTQVKSKRGPSKKVVKKVRTIKKQIGPIQEITKIETAEEEGKEPETTVTTEEIIADEIPEIVEAKPVEELPEKVEVIEEVVKGKLVKKMVKKKVLKKKDDQGNQEITQIVTIEEEGKKPETTVTTVIAETSSLLPLQEEAKPIKPEKKPKKKVKSTVVELPEEVKVTEVETRRGPKKKVTKTRVIKKQIGPIEEITRIETAEEEGKEPQTTVTVQEFISEEVPEIVQSTPVEEHEKVEVVHKKEGDKVKTKKIKKRVIKKVVDGKSDVTEIVTVEEDDKKPVTTITKLPDISELKEEITKPFEPEKKKPEEAKPLIVELPEEMTVTEIKTRKGPVKKVVKTKVIKKQKGDVQEITKIETAEEEGKEPETTVKIEEILAYEPLAYEEATVVEELPEKVDIVEEIVAGKIKRKKIKKRVLKKDDGGKQEITEIVTVEEEGKEPQTTVTTQIYDTQLEEVAEPYEPEMKKPKKIKPTVVELPTVTVTEVSTKEGKPVRKTVTKKVIKKRTGPIEEITKIQTVDEEGKEPETTVTIEEVIAEEPLPLEEAIVVEELPEKVDVIEEVVRGKIKKKKIKTRVIKKDDDGKQEITEIVTIEEDDKKPQTTVTTMIHDMLPLEPFEETVELPMLKKKEPKRVKPTVVELPEVKVTEVDVKEGKSVKKTVTKKVIKKQIGPIQEITKIETAEIEDEKPETTVTIEEIITDEPLPLEEATVVEELPEKVDVVEEIVGGKIIKKKIKKRVIKKEKDGQQEITQIVTVEEDDKKPQTTVTTLIHDTSSTEPLEEETETLKPNETNPRKIKPTVIELPEEIEITEVKTKEGLPVKKKVTKKVIKKQIGPIQEITNIATVEEEGKEPETTVTVQEFIEDLPELVDATVVEELPEKVDVVETVIGDQIQKKKVKRRVIKKDKDGKKEITEIVTVEEDDKKPQTTITTLVHDISSEGPLEQESFYSFEPDKKQLRKVKPVVVELPEEVKITEVVTQEGPKEKVTKKRVIKKQIGPIQEITKIETAEEEGKEPETTVTVEEIISDEIPELVEAQPVEEVEKVEVVQEKVGDKVKTKKIKKRTITKTVDGKPEVTEIVTVEEDNKKPKTIVTKSHDIKSTDLPLEDIEPFETKKPKKKKIEPTVVELPEEVKVTQVITEKGPIEKVTKKRTIKKQIGPVQEITKIETIEEPDKLPETTVTIEEIISEETPEIAESKPVEELEKVDIEEKIVDGKKKKIKTKKRVIKKDVEEGKQEITEIVRVEEDGKEPQTTVITVIHDTSVIEPLVEEILKPYEPEEKKPKTVKPTVVEYPEEVTVTEITTQQGKPSKKVTKRKVIKKQVGPIEEITNVETTQEGDDEPQTTITIVEMVPDELPKFIELKPTEQLPEKVETIEEVVDGKVKKKKIKKQIAKREKDGKPEITEVITVQEDDKPPQVTVNIYTSDNNFTEPLQLETVTDFDQTPGIPERITPRLTHHTTTKTITEVHTLEHTQETPLGKKYNYYYPHFQYLTSKYTKNGVT, from the coding sequence ATGGAGGTTTTGGTAACTGAAATTCCAGAAGAAGAGGAAGAACAATTGAAACCTAAAGAAGTAGattatattgaaaaaataccaGTGGAAATACAGGTAAGTGAAACAGTGACCAAGCAAGGTAAGCCTAAGAAAACCATAGTAAAGCAAATAAGACGGCGTAAAGGTAACAAAGAAGAAACAACAGAAGTAGTAACTGTAGAGGAAGAAGGAAAAACGCCTGAAACTTTTGTTTCAGTTGAAGAATTAGAGATACCTGAACCAGAAAAGGTATCAACTGAGATACAAATAACTGAAACTAAAACCAAAGAAGGTAAGCCGAAGAAGACAATtgtgaagaaaataaaaaagcgtaGAGGTAGTAAAATTGAAAACACTGAAATTGTAACTGTGGAGGAAGTAGGTAAAAAGCCTCAAACAACCGTTTCGGTTGAAGAAATTGAGGTGCCAGAAGAATTAGAAGAAATGCCAGCACTTGAATATAAAACTCCTGATTATGTGGAAGAAATACCTGCTGAAGTAGAAGTCACAGAAGCGGTGACTAAAGACGGCAAACGCAAGAAGGTTACTACacgaaaaattaagaaaaagaaAGGTGTAAAACAAGAGAATACTGAAATTGTAACAGTGGAGGAAGAAGGCAAACAACCTGAAACAACTGTAACCGTGAAAGAAATACCATTTTtggaagaaaccaaaaaacctgAGAAACCTATTGAACAATTACCTGTGGAAGTAACTGTGACAGAAACGGTAAGTAAAGAAGGTAAGCCTaaaaagacgatggtgaaAAAGATTAAGCGTCGCGTTGGtaataaagaagaaaaaacagaaattgtaACAGTGGAAGAGGTAGGTAAGAAACCACAAACAACGGTTTCAATTGAAGAAATCCTGTTACCTGAAGAAGTTGAACCTATACCTGAGCAACCTGCTATAATTGAAGAACTCCCGACTGAAATTAAGGTAACTGAAATGATTGGAAAAGACGGTAAACCTCTTAAGAAGACCGTCAAAGTGCGACGTTTACGGAAACGGAAAGGTGGTAAACAGGAAGAAACTCAAATTGTAACAGTGGAAGAAGaaggcaaaaaaccaatgactTCTGTAACCGTTGAAGAAATTGACGTTCCAGAACTTGTGTATGAATTACCCGAAATTAAAACAGAAGAAGCAGTTTACTTGGAAGAGTTACCTACAGAAGTTAATATTACTGATACAGTAACTCTGGAAGGTAAACCTAAACGTAAGATAATCAAAACGCGAAAAATACGTAAACGCAAAGGTAGCAAACAAGAAAATACTGAAATAGTGACAGTTGAAGAAGAAGGGAAGAAACCACAATGCTCTGTATTTGTTGAAGAGATAGACGTGCCTGAAGAAGTGACAGAAATTCTACCACAAGAACCAACTTACATTGAAGAATTGCCAACCGAAGTCAAAGTTACCGAAGTGGTGACAAAAGAAGGAAAACCTAagaagaaaacggttaaaATTAGGAAGATCAGGAAACGTAAAGGTAGTAAACAGGAAGATACAAATATTGTAACAGTTGAGGAAGAAGGAAAGCCAATTGAAACTTCTGTAACAGTTGAAGAAAGAGAAATACCAGTAGAAGTATTAGAGGAAATGGAAGAAAAACCTTCCGAAGCCGTATTTATTGAAGAGTTACCACAAGAAGTTCAAATTGTTGAAATTACAACTCCTGAcggtaaaacaaaaaaacagaagATCAAAAAACGAGTTATCAGAAAACGAAAAGATgataaagaagaaaaaaccgaaattgtAACTGTAGAAGTGGAAGGTAAACCACCTGAAATTACAGTATCGGTGGAAGAAATTAAAACGCCACTTAAacccaaaaagaaaaaagtcaaGAAAGTCCAAAAACCTCAAAAAGAGGAACCAgaagaaaaaattctatttgtACCAACTTTGGCCGAAAAAGAAGATGAAGAACCGGTTGAAGTTGAAGAGGTTTTAGATATGATCAGAACAGAACTTCTGAAGAAAGCAATAGCTCATGAACTGCCTGAGCTCCCTGAGGGGGAAATTATTGATATTCCTGAATTTGCGGCAACCGAATTACCGGAAGAAATCGTACAAgttgaagaaataaataacaatggAATACCAGTGAAGAAAGTTATCAAGAAACGCAcaattaaaaagaagaaaggtGATAAACTCGAAATTACCAAAATACAAACAACTGAGAAAGAAGGAGAAAAACCTGAAACGATTGTAACTACTGAAGAAGTTGATAAAGATGATGAAAATTATCAACAGCCAGGAGTACCAATAACTGAGTTACCTGAGGATGTTGAGGTTATTGAAATTAGTACTAGTGATAAGACACCgaagaaaaaagttacaaaGAAGAAAACTTTGATAAAGAAAATGGGACCAAAAGTTGAAACTACTGAAATTGTTACTGTACTTGAAGATGATAAACCTCCCGAACAAACGGTTACTGTGAAAGAATATCcacaaaaacccaaaaaagttaaaaaagtaaagaaagaTAAACCTAAAACTGGAGATATTGAAAAGCCGAAACCCATACCTATgaaattagaaattattaaaatggagCCGACTAAGGTAAAAGTCGTTACAAAAGAAGAAATACCACTTCTCAGTCAAttgaaaaaaccaaaaacagtACCGAAGAAGAAACCACAGCAAGTTACTTTCCCGAAAATTCGTCTCACTAGCAGAATAGTACGAGTTACTTTCCCTCCGGAAGGAGAACAAGAACAAAAACCTATCATTACTCAAAGGAAACGTGACCTTAAAGATCATGGAGAACTTTCACGAAATGTGAAAGAAGCACGTGAAGTACTGaaacgcaaaaagtttaaagttaaagATATTGAACAATTTATTCCCGATTTAGAAACTCCGGAAGATACCAGCCTTCCAGAAAAAGTTAAAACGGAAAAAGATGAACCTAAGGAAAAGTACGAAAGAAAGCCTAAACCTACACCTGAAGATATGGAACAACCAGAAAAGTTCAAAATCGGTAAAGGTAAAGTACCTCTCGATGACAATGAGCTTGAAAAGGTTAAACTTAAGAAAATTCCGGAAAAACCGAAAGAGGAAGTACCGGAAGAGTTAGAGAAGCCTAAACCCAAATCAAAACCAAAACCAGAAACAAAACCTGAAAAACCGGATGAAGaaagtgataaaattaaatttaaaccttATGATATCGATTTGCCCGAAACTGAGTTggaaaaacctgaaaaattcGATTACGAGAAAGATACAGACGACAAAGAACAAAAGAAAGGTAGATATAAACctaaaaagaaagaaaaaccTAAACCTGAAACAGACGAAATCGAAATAATTAAAGGAACGCCAAAAGAAAAACCTgatgaagaagaaaaagatattaaattaaaatacaaacaaaaacCTAAACCTGAAGAAGAACCTGAAACAATTAAACTAAAACCTTGGAAAAAAGATGCAGGCGATGAGGTCACTCCTGTAAAACTCTcagacaaaattaaatttaaagtacCAAAAGTTTCGTACGTTGAAGAAGAGCCGGAGAAAGAGGAAGTAATTGAAGAAATTGTTGACAATAAACCTAAAAAGAAAAGGGTAAAAAAGAGAGTTCTTAAAAAAGATTTGGATGATAATACACGCGAAATAATCGAAATCGTAACAGTACAGGAGGAAGACAAGAAACCTGAAACATCAATAGTTACAACTATTGAACCACTGGTAGAAGAACCTGTTGAACCCCTAAAAGTGGAAAAGAGAGTTATACCAACAATTGTGATTGAATTACCCGAAGAAACGAAGGTTGCTGAAGTAAAAACTGAGGAAGGTAAACCGGTAAAAAAGGTTACTAAAAGGAAAGTTATAAAGAAACGAGTTGGTCCAATTGAAGAAGTAATTAATATCGAAACTACCGAAATTGAAGGAAAAGAACCTGAGACTTTTGTAACGGTTCAAGAGTTAATCTCTGATGACCTCCCTGAGCTTCAGGAAGGAGTAATTATTGAAGAACTTCCGGAAAAAGTTGAAGAAATAGAAACAGAAGTGAGAGGGaaaatcaaaaagaaaaagatcAGAAAGCGGGTATTTAAGAAAGATGATGAAGGGCAGAAAGAGATAACCGAAGTTGTTTCTATTGAAGATGAAGAAAAACCTGAACTTAGTGCGACGATAATAATACCCGATGAAAGTAACACTTTTACGGTAGAGTTTCCGGAGGAAACTGAAATTACTGAAGAACGcagaaagaagaaaattaaGAGACGAagagttattaaaaaacaaatcggTCCAATGCAAGAAATTACAAAGATAGATACTGAAGAAGTGGAGGGAGAAGAGCCTGAAAGTACAGTAACAATTGAAGAAATAATAGCAGATGAAATTCCTGAAATTGCTGAAGCACAACCTGTTGAGGAGTTACCAGAGAAGGAAATAATAGTTGAGGAAGAAATTAAGGGTAAAAtcaagaaaaagaaaattagaAAGAGAGTTATGAAGAAAGATGTTGATGGTAAACAGGAAATTACTGAAATAGTAACAACAGAAGAAGATAATAAAGAACCTCAAACGAGTGTTACAACACTTGTGTATGATGCTTCTTCTATTGAACCTTTATCTGAAGAAATATCGGAACCTCTTGAACCTCAAAAACGTAAATCCAAGAAAGTTATTCCCACAGTTGTGGAACTTCCGGAAGAAGTTACCGTAACGCAAGTAAAATCGAAAAGAGGACCATCTAAGAAAGTAGTTAAAAAAGTAAGAActatcaaaaaacaaataggcCCAATACAGGAGATAACTAAAATTGAAACAGCCGAAGAAGAAGGTAAAGAACCTGAAACAACTGTTACAACTGAGGAAATAATCGCTGATGAGATTCCTGAAATTGTGGAAGCTAAACCTGTGGAAGAACTACCTGAAAAAGTTGAAGTAATTGAAGAGGTTGTTAAAGGAAAGCTTGTAAAGAAGATGGTCAAAAAGAAGGTGTTGAAGAAAAAAGATGATCAAGGAAATCAGGAAATTACACAAATTGTGACAATAGAGGAGGAAGGTAAAAAACCAGAAACAACTGTAACAACTGTTATTGCTGAAACTAGTTCATTGCTACCTTTGCAAGAAGAAGCAAAACCAATTAAACCTGAAAAGAAACcgaagaaaaaagttaaatcaaCTGTAGTTGAACTTCCAGAGGAAGTAAAAGTTACAGAGGTGGAGACAAGGAGAGGACCTAAAAAGAAAGTTACCAAAACCAGAGTTATAAAGAAACAAATAGGTCCAATTGAAGAAATAACTAGAATTGAGACTGCTGAGGAAGAAGGTAAAGAGCCACAAACAACTGTTACTGTGCAAGAATTTATATCAGAAGAAGTTCCTGAAATTGTACAATCCACACCTGTTGAAGAACATGAAAAAGTTGAAGTAGTTCATAAAAAAGAGGGTgataaagtaaaaacaaagaaaatcaaaaaacgaGTTATTAAAAAGGTTGTCGATGGCAAGTCTGATGTTACAGAAATTGTTACAGTTGAGGAAGACGATAAAAAACCTGTAACTACAATTACCAAATTGCCCGACATTTCAGAACTCAAAGAAGAAATTACAAAACCATTTGAACCTGAAAAGAAGAAACCAGAAGAAGCTAAGCCCCTCATTGTTGAATTACCAGAAGAAATGACTGttacagaaataaaaacgaGGAAAGGTCCAGTTAAAAAAGTTGTTAAGactaaagtaattaaaaaacagaaagGCGATGTGCAGGAAATTACCAAAATTGAAACGGCGGAAGAAGAAGGCAAAGAACCGGAAACGACAGtcaaaattgaagaaatcCTAGCTTACGAACCCCTTGCTTATGAAGAAGCTACGGTGGTTGAAGAATTGCCAGAGAAGGTTGATATTGTGGAGGAAATAGTCgctggaaaaattaaaagaaagaaGATCAAGAAACGAGTTCTtaaaaaagacgatggtgGAAAACAGGAAATCACTGAAATTGTGACAGTTGAGGAGGAGGGCAAGGAACCTCAAACCACTGTTACTACGCAAATTTATGATACTCAACTTGAAGAAGTTGCTGAACCTTACGAACCTGAAATGAAGAAACCGAAGAAAATTAAACCAACTGTTGTCGAGCTGCCAACAGTCACTGTTACCGAGGTTAGCACAAAAGAAGGGAAACCTGTTAGAAAAACGGTtactaaaaaagtaattaagaAACGAACTGGACCTATAGAAGAAATTACTAAAATACAAACCGTTGACGAAGAAGGTAAAGAACCTGAAACCACTGTTACAATTGAAGAAGTTATTGCCGAAGAACCTCTTCCACTGGAAGAAGCTATAGTCGTGGAAGAGTTACCTGAAAAAGTTGATGTAATTGAAGAAGTCGTTCGcggaaaaattaagaagaagaaaattaaaacgcGTGTTATTAAGAAAGACGATGATGGTAAACAAGAAATTACAGAAATTGTTACCATTGAAGAAGATGATAAGAAACCTCAAACCACTGTTACAACAATGATTCACGATATGTTACCACTTGAACCGTTTGAGGAAACTGTCGAACTTCCTATGCTGAAAAAGAAAGAACCAAAGAGAGTTAAACCAACTGTTGTAGAACTTCCCGAAGTTAAAGTTACAGAAGTTGATGTCAAAGAAGGAAAATCTGTCAAGAAAACAGTTACCAAGAAAGTAATTAAGAAACAAATCGGTCCAATTcaagaaataacaaaaatcgaAACTGCTGAAATTGAAGATGAGAAGCCTGAAACCACTGTTACAATTGAAGAAATTATTACCGATGAACCTCTTCCGCTAGAAGAAGCTACAGTAGTAGAAGAGTTACCAGAAAAAGTCGATGTTGTTGAAGAAATTGTCGgtggaaaaattataaagaagAAGATAAAGAAACGTGTCATCAAAAAAGAGAAAGATGGCCAACAGGAAATCACACAAATTGTTACAGTTGAAGAAGACGATAAGAAACCGCAAACTACTGTTACAACGTTAATTCATGATACTTCCTCCACAGAACCTTTAGAAGAAGAAACAGAAACATTGAAACCTAATGAAACAAATCCGCGCAAAATTAAACCTACTGTAATTGAATTACCTGAAGAAATTGAAATTACTGAagtaaaaactaaagaaggCTTACCAGTCAAGAAGAAAGTCACtaaaaaagtaatcaaaaaacaaattggccCTATTCAGGAAATTACAAATATTGCAACAGTTGAAGAAGAAGGTAAAGAACCTGAAACAACAGTCACTGTGCAAGAATTTATTGAAGATCTTCCTGAATTAGTCGATGCTACAGTAGTTGAGGAACTACCAGAAAAAGTCGACGTTGTTGAAACTGTGATAGGTGACCAAATACAAAAGAAGAAGGTCAAAAGACGAGTCataaagaaagataaagatggtaaaaaagaaataacagAAATTGTGACTGTCGAAGAAGACGATAAGAAACCTCAAACTACAATTACTACTCTCGTTCATGACATTTCTTCCGAAGGGCCGCTCGAACAAGAATCTTTCTATTCATTTGAACCCGATAAAAAACAACTTAGGAAAGTAAAACCCGTTGTTGTTGAGTTACCAGAAGAAGTCAAAATTACCGAAGTTGTGACCCAAGAAGGGCCAAAAGAAAAAGTTACCAAAAAGAGAGTTATTAAGAAACAAATTGGTCCGATTCAAGaaatcaccaaaattgaaACTGCGGAAGAAGAAGGTAAAGAACCTGAAACGACTGTTACAGTTGAAGAAATAATCTCCGATGAAATACCAGAATTGGTTGAAGCTCAACCTGTTGAAGAAGTGGAAAAGGTTGAAGTTGTTCAAGAAAAAGTTGGTGATAAAGTTAAGactaagaaaattaaaaagcgAACTATCACTAAAACCGTTGATGGCAAACCTGAAGTTACAGAAATTGTGACTGTTGAAGAAGAcaataaaaaacctaaaacaaTTGTCACCAAATCTCACGATATCAAGTCTACAGATCTTCCGCTTGAAGACATTGAACCTTTTGAAACTAAAAAGCCTaagaaaaagaagatagaGCCCACAGTTGTTGAGTTACCGGAAGAAGTAAAAGTAACACAAGTTATCACAGAGAAAGGACCCATAGAAAAAGTTACCAAAAAACGtactattaaaaaacaaattggtcCAGTGCAAGAAATAACTAAGATTGAAACCATCGAAGAGCCAGACAAATTGCCTGAAACTACTGTCACAATTGAAGAAATTATTTCTGAAGAAACACCCGAAATAGCGGAATCTAAACCCGTCGAAGAACTTGAAAAGGTTGATATTGAGGAAAAAATCGTTGATGgtaagaaaaagaaaataaagaccAAAAAGagagtaattaaaaaagatgtaGAAGAAGGTAAGCAAGAAATAACCGAAATTGTTAGAGTTGAAGAAGACGGTAAGGAACCACAAACTACAGTTATTACTGTTATACATGATACTTCGGTTATTGAACCACTAGTTgaagaaatattaaaaccaTATGAACCTGAAGAAAAGAAACCTAAAACTGTTAAACCCACAGTAGTGGAATACCCTGAAGAAGTTACTGTTACTGAAATAACGACACAACAAGGCAAACCCTCTAAGAAAGTTACAAAGAGAAAGGTTATTAAAAAACAGGTAGGTCCAATCGAAGAAATAACCAATGTGGAAACCACTCAAGAAGGTGACGACGAACCACAAACCACAATCACCATTGTCGAAATGGTTCCCGACGAACTACCAAAGTTCATTGAACTTAAACCCACAGAGCAACTTCCAGAGAAAGTTGAGACAATTGAGGAAGTAGTCGACGGTAAGgtcaaaaagaagaaaattaaaaaacaaatcgcCAAACGCGAGAAGGACGGTAAACCGGAAATAACCGAGGTTATAACCGTTCAAGAAGATGACAAACCACCACAAGTAACCGTAAATATTTACACGTCCGACAACAATTTCACAGAACCACTTCAACTCGAAACTGTCACAGACTTCGATCAAACACCTGGTATACCAGAACGTATTACTCCCAGACTGACACACCACACAACCACAAAAACCATTACAGAAGTACACACCCTTGAACATACACAGGAAACACCACTAGGTAagaaatacaattattattacccACACTTTCAATACTTAACTTCTAAATACACCAAAAACGGGGTAACCTAA
- the LOC103312508 gene encoding glycoprotein endo-alpha-1,2-mannosidase, which produces MKIFLLLIPLWASAQSHDIYVHMMPWFETKETNGGTWGIHWTMANRNPDNIIDGKQDIASFYHPEIGAYASADPNVIDWQMGYMKTAGIKGIFLDWPGTTQAMDYPKNRENCEAIIAGTERAGLQFAVVYEDNNLNLAGVPDKIAQGTADMQYLQDNYFSKSNYVKVNGAPLLLDFGPQALFDANWDAIFTPLNPKPTFLTLWNQHQQGGSMVAGEYAWVYSNFLDGLNNWLVH; this is translated from the exons atgaaaatatttctattgttAATCCCCCTCTGGGCTTCGGCCCAAAGCCACGACATCTACGTCCACATGATGCCCTGGTTCGAGACCAAGGAAACCAACGGCGGCACCTGGGGCATCCACTGGACCATGGCCAACAGAAACCCCGACAACATCATCGACGGCAAGCAAGACATAGCCTCCTTCTACCACCCTGAAATCGGGGCTTACGCCTCCGCAGACCCCAACGTCATCGACTGGCAAATGGGGTACATGAAGACCGCCGGGATCAAGGGAATTTTCCTAGACTGGCCCGGAACCACCCAAGCCATGGACTACCCGAAAAATAGGGAAAATTGCGAAGCTATAATTGCCGGAACTGAAAGAGCGGGCCTCCAGTTCGCAGTAGTGTACGAAGACAACAACTTAAACCTTGCCGGAGTCCCCGATAAAATTGCACAAG GTACCGCCGACATGCAGTACCTCCAAGACAATTATTTCAGCAAAAGCAACTACGTGAAAGTGAATGGGGCCCCCTTGTTGCTGGATTTTGGGCCCCAAGCGTTGTTTGACGCCAACTGGGACGCTATTTTCACACCCTTGAACCCCAAACCCACGTTTCTGACGCTATGGAACCAACATCAGCAGGGAGGGAGTATGGTGGCGGGCGAATATGCGTGGGTGTAttcaaattttcttgatgGGCTCAATAATTGGTTAGTGCACTAA
- the Chchd3 gene encoding MICOS complex subunit Mic25 isoform X2: MGGSQSRTRKLTVENDDPTSVIKVSDDVVQRIKNSQARPAAPEPTYQQAPPQQAVPVQPVFVYEPSVTSVQLRQASLAELKKNDHYWENRLKNQQANHQKINDIMEAEYKKAMEEMEVTEKTKTPSRALPPCQDAKEAVMRCYKEHANEPMKCAKIVQAFQQCVDSKRASLIANRG; the protein is encoded by the exons ATGGGTGGAAGCCAAAGCCGTACGAGAAAATTAACAGTGGAAAACGACGACCCAACTAGTGTAATAAAAGTATCAGACGATGTAGTGCAGCGTATAAAAAACAGCCAAG CAAGGCCAGCAGCCCCCGAACCCACGTACCAACAGGCGCCCCCACAGCAGGCCGTGCCCGTCCAGCCCGTGTTCGTGTACGAACCCAGCGTGACCTCGGTGCAGCTTCGGCAGGCCAGTTTAGCAGAATTGAAGAAAAACGACCACTATTGGGAAAATAGGCTCAAAAACCAGCAAGCAAACCACCAGAAAATCAACGACATTATGGAAGCGGAGTACAAGAAGGCT ATGGAGGAAATGGAAGTGACCGAAAAGACTAAAACTCCGTCGAGGGCTTTGCCCCCGTGTCAGGACGCCAAAGAGGCCGTCATGAGGTGTTATAAGGAGCACGCGAATGAACCGATGAAGTGTGCGAAAATCGTGCAAGCCTTCCAGCAATGTGTGGACTCGAAGAGGGCCAGTTTGATCGCTAACAGGGGCTGA
- the Chchd3 gene encoding MICOS complex subunit Mic25 isoform X1 — MGGSQSRTRKLTVENDDPTSVIKVSDDVVQRIKNSQEARPAAPEPTYQQAPPQQAVPVQPVFVYEPSVTSVQLRQASLAELKKNDHYWENRLKNQQANHQKINDIMEAEYKKAMEEMEVTEKTKTPSRALPPCQDAKEAVMRCYKEHANEPMKCAKIVQAFQQCVDSKRASLIANRG; from the exons ATGGGTGGAAGCCAAAGCCGTACGAGAAAATTAACAGTGGAAAACGACGACCCAACTAGTGTAATAAAAGTATCAGACGATGTAGTGCAGCGTATAAAAAACAGCCAAG AAGCAAGGCCAGCAGCCCCCGAACCCACGTACCAACAGGCGCCCCCACAGCAGGCCGTGCCCGTCCAGCCCGTGTTCGTGTACGAACCCAGCGTGACCTCGGTGCAGCTTCGGCAGGCCAGTTTAGCAGAATTGAAGAAAAACGACCACTATTGGGAAAATAGGCTCAAAAACCAGCAAGCAAACCACCAGAAAATCAACGACATTATGGAAGCGGAGTACAAGAAGGCT ATGGAGGAAATGGAAGTGACCGAAAAGACTAAAACTCCGTCGAGGGCTTTGCCCCCGTGTCAGGACGCCAAAGAGGCCGTCATGAGGTGTTATAAGGAGCACGCGAATGAACCGATGAAGTGTGCGAAAATCGTGCAAGCCTTCCAGCAATGTGTGGACTCGAAGAGGGCCAGTTTGATCGCTAACAGGGGCTGA